In a single window of the Drosophila albomicans strain 15112-1751.03 chromosome 3, ASM965048v2, whole genome shotgun sequence genome:
- the LOC117568476 gene encoding uncharacterized protein LOC117568476, with translation MEERAVLANIATIITKDLLIDDPTKHNINCGFSNSSFPLLDGSDDDEAEIFALMQRKRADTKNPGKQTTATLKRRQVDKVPRETLKSRKTNKLEWEYAELNLLHRYVDAQFESFLHMRKLTYLKIQQELQPILERNVLPGYPTPQTTLALALWKLSTDEHFEEIARKFQFPWSLCQQVVRSFWHIISDNYESFIKWPNSLEAQQSALQGFQSVSQLSCFRDLFGVIVLKRVDIFMESEHAEVAVVLQLICNAENKIIDCYVELEQDYSFEESPIGQTLALNPRTMPAGSYLIGSHSFPLKSYLIRPIEAECFRKDVVFNGLLEPAFQLADNVLDSLARRFQTLYALEARDLNEVRLIVESICAMHNLCVDYEDDYLEVDSGGAHQKCSWGGVLSERRGSEKDAKGLHRRVELIDALVNTDEGD, from the exons atggAGGAACGTGCCGTTTTAGCTAATATCGCTACAATTATTACCAAGGATCTGCTCATCGATGATCCGACCAAACACAACATAAACTGCGGCTTCTCCAACAGCAGCTTTCCACTGCTCGATGGAAGCGACGATGATGAGGCGGAGATTTTTGCACTAATGCAGCGTAAGCGAGCCGATACAAAGAACCCAGGAAagcagacaacagcaacattaaaGCGCAGACAGGTCGATAAAGTACCAAGGGAAACACTCAAGTCCAGGAAGACGAACAAATTGGAGTGGGAATATGCGGAACTTAATTTACTGCATCGCTATGTGGATGCGCAGTTTGAATCCTTTTTGCACATGCGAAAGCTCACTTATCTG AAAATACAGCAGGAGTTGCAGCCGATTCTGGAGAGGAATGTGCTCCCGGGATATCCCACGCCGCAGACAACACTCGCCTTAGCTTTGTGGAAACTCTCAACGGACGAACATTTCGAAGAAATAGCtcgaaaatttcaatttccatgGTCGCTGTGCCAGCAAGTGGTTCGCAGCTTTTGGCACATTATCTCCGATAACTACGAAAGCTTCATCAAATGGCCCAACTCTCTGGAGGCTCAACAGAGTGCGCTGCAAGGGTTTCAGTCTGTGTCCCAGCTAAGCTGCTTTCGCGACCTCTTTGGCGTCATTGTCCTTAAACGCGTCGACATCTTTATGGAAAGTGAGCATGCCGAGGTGGCTGTGGTTCTGCAGCTCATCTGCAATGCGGAAAATAAGATCATCGATTGCTATGTGGAGCTGGAGCAGGATTATAGCTTTGAGGAGTCGCCCATTGGACAAACACTTGCCCTCAATCCTCGCACAATGCCAGCTGGCAGTTATCTCATTGGCAGCCACAGTTTCCCACTCAAATCCTATTTGATACGACCCATTGAGGCGGAATGCTTTCGCAAAGATGTGGTATTCAATGGGTTATTGGAGCCAGCTTTTCAATTGGCTGATAATGTGCTGGATAGTTTGGCACGTCGATTTCAGACGCTGTATGCGCTAGAGGCGCGTGATTTGAATGAGGTGCGGCTGATAGTGGAGAGCATTTGTGCCATGCATAATCTGTGCGTCGATTACGAGGATGACTATTTGGAGGTGGATTCTGGAGGAGCGCATCAAAAATGCAGCTGGGGTGGAGTGTTATCTGAGCGCAGAGGCAGCGAGAAGGATGCCAAAGGATTGCACAGACGTGTAGAGCTCATCGATGCATTGGTCAACACTGATGAGGGCGATTAG
- the LOC117570666 gene encoding probable ATP-dependent RNA helicase DDX52, with amino-acid sequence MDTHDIFRQLTAGVRFTKKRTAPPAVNAKKSQIIAKEELPKPAKVAKLAEDDTATQQFRLLADNIGSNDTTNPAKDKRKKGNKKQLSPEQLEQQQREEQVQAIRKEHGITVLGKDVPAPISTFDELQQYKLLPRLKENLLSFGFEQPTPIQMQALPVLLKNRALMACAPTGSGKTLAFLTPIINGLRCHQTTGLRALVLAPTRELAQQIYRACMELTRSTGLRAHIISKVSEAHQQYGPECKQKYDILVSTPNRVRFLLQQQPPLLDLSRIEWFVLDEADRLMEDGKNNFKEQLDVIYEACTHSQKRVAFFSATYTVPVAKWALRHLKQLVRVTIGVANSATDTVQQELLFVGSESGKLIAVREMVRQGLQPPVLVFVQSKERAKQLFEELLYDGINVDVIHAERTQHQRDNCVRAFREGNIWVLICTELMGRGIDFKGVNLVINYDFPPTSISYIHRIGRTGRAGRPGRAVTFFTQDDTANLRSIAQIIKNSGGEVPDYMLKMKKVKKSEAKMRAKKPLEREDISTKIKAERLPLPREFDKTKKPMQAGKTQKQQKKKDTGKKPENKKPKKVKKSN; translated from the exons ATGGATACTCATGATATATTTCGTCAATTGACCGCAGGAGTGCGGTTTACCAAAAAGCGTACC GCGCCACCGGCAGTTAACGCGAAGAAGTCTCAAATCATTGCAAAAGAGGAGTTGCCCAAGCCAGCAAAAGTTGCCAAGTTAGCAGAGGATGACACTGCAACCCAACAGTTTCGATTGCTAGCCGACAACATTGGCAGTAACGACACGACAAATCCAGCCAAAGATAAACGTAAGAAGggtaacaaaaaacaattgtcaCCGGAGCAGttggagcaacaacagcgcgAGGAGCAGGTGCAGGCCATACGTAAAGAGCACGGTATTACAGTGCTGGGCAAGGATGTGCCCGCGCCCATTTCAACATTCGATGAGCTGCAGCAATACAAACTGTTGCCCCGACTCAAGGAGAATCTTTTGTCGTTTGGCTTCGAGCAACCGACGCCCATTCAAATGCAAGCGCTTCCCGTGCTGCTCAAGAATCGAGCACTTATGGCGTGTGCACCAACTGGATCGGGTAAAACATTGGCCTTTCTTACGCCCATTATCAATGGACTGCGCTGCCACCAGACAACAGGATTACGTGCTCTCGTCTTGGCGCCTACTCGCGAGTTGGCTCAGCAAATCTATCGGGCTTGCATGGAGCTAACTCGCTCCACGGGCTTGAGAGCGCACATCATCAGCAAAGTGAGTGAAGCGCATCAGCAATATGGTCCGGAGTGCAAGCAAAAATATGATATTCTGGTGTCGACACCAAACCGAGTGCGTTTCctactgcaacagcagccgccgtTGCTTGATTTGTCGCGCATTGAATGGTTTGTGCTCGACGAAGCGGATCGCCTGATGGAGGATGGCAAGAACAACTTCAAGGAACAACTGGATGTGATCTATGAAGCCTGCACGCATTCCCAGAAGCGTGTGGCATTCTTCAGTGCCACATACACGGTGCCCGTGGCCAAGTGGGCCTTGCGTCACCTCAAGCAACTGGTGCGCGTGACCATTGGTGTGGCAAACAGTGCCACGGATACAGTGCAGCAGGAGCTGCTCTTCGTTGGCTCTGAGAGTGGCAAATTAATAGCTGTGCGAGAAATGGTGCGCCAGGGATTGCAGCCGCctgtgcttgtgtttgtgcAGAGCAAGGAGCGTGCCAAGCAGCTGTTCGAGGAGCTGCTCTACGATGGCATCAATGTGGACGTCATACACGCCGAACGTACGCAGCATCAGCGAGATAATTGTGTGCGCGCCTTCCGAGAGGGTAACATTTGGGTGCTGATCTGTACGGAGCTGATGGGGCGTGGTATTGACTTTAAGGGCGTTAATCTGGTCATCAACTATGACTTTCCCCCCACCAGCATCTCGTACATTCATCGCATTGGACGCACTGGTCGCGCTGGACGACCAGGACGCGCTGTTACCTTCTTCACGCAAGACGACACGGCCAACTTGAGAAG CATCGCACAGATCATCAAGAACTCTGGTGGCGAAGTGCCTGATTACatgttgaaaatgaaaaaggtGAAGAAATCCGAGGCCAAAATGCGTGCCAAGAAGCCTCTGGAGCGTGAGGATATATCCACGAAAATTAAAGCTGAAAGGCTGCCGCTGCCAAGAGAATTCGATAAGACGAAGAAGCCCATGCAAGCAGGGAAAacgcaaaagcagcaaaagaaaaaggatACGGGGAAAAAgccagaaaataaaaagcctAAAAAAGTTAAGAAGTCAAACTAA
- the LOC117568323 gene encoding zinc finger protein 771-like, with protein sequence MEKVCRVCLNNSDGMVDIFGEEQPEEEEISLADMLNECIDCKIRVDDNFPKWICWTCYLDAQIAFKFKRKCDQSYKLLTLKQEEQQHKQFPVDPDEFCAILEELSKPDENVVKEEPDENCDCEEAVAPSTPERDPQQDAEEEEEEQELPKTPRQQPQQSFDELMSPPFTGFREPDSSPSPYSMRQSARTREIAKNLESELQLESDDNSPSDFSADEDDEDYIDNVNDKDTERVPQAGRPHECPECPKAFNRLDTLKSHMRTHTGERPYSCPHCPRKFAQSHHARDHINAHNGQRPHQCPHCPKVFTQKSNLRAHIILHTGKGAYKCSHCSKSYARNYDLKTHLRIHSGDRPHTCSFCSKGFNRRRDLERHIRLHTGQQPFKCSNCGQRFSRKDQLLIHERNHECEV encoded by the coding sequence ATGGAGAAGGTATGCCGTGTTTGCCTCAACAATTCCGATGGTATGGTCGACATATTCGGCGAGGAACAaccggaggaggaggagatcAGCTTGGCAGACATGCTCAACGAATGCATCGATTGCAAGATTCGAGTGGACGACAACTTCCCCAAGTGGATCTGTTGGACCTGCTACTTGGATGCACAGATCGCATTCAAGTTCAAGCGCAAATGCGACCAAAGTTACAAGCTGTTGACTTTGAAgcaggaggagcagcagcataagCAATTTCCCGTGGATCCCGATGAATTTTGTGCCATACTTGAGGAACTGTCCAAGCCAGACGAAAACGTCGTGAAAGAGGAGCCAGATGAAAATTGCGACTGCGAAGAGGCTGTTGCTCCCAGCACTCCAGAGCGAGATCCGCAGCAAGACgctgaagaggaagaggaggaacAGGAACTGCCGAAGACGCCACggcagcaaccgcagcagaGTTTTGATGAGCTTATGTCGCCGCCCTTTACTGGGTTCCGGGAACCCGACTCCAGCCCAAGTCCTTATTCGATGCGTCAATCGGCAAGAACAAGAGAAATCGCTAAGAATTTGGAATCGGAGCTGCAGCTAGAGTCGGATGACAACAGCCCAAGTGATTTTAGCGCTGACGAAGATGATGAGGATTACATTGACAACGTTAACGACAAAGACACCGAGAGAGTGCCACAGGCAGGTCGTCCACACGAATGTCCCGAATGTCCAAAGGCTTTCAATCGCCTGGACACGCTCAAATCGCATATGCGCACGCACACTGGCGAGCGTCCCTACTCGTGTCCGCATTGTCCGCGCAAGTTTGCCCAAAGCCATCATGCCCGGGATCACATTAATGCCCACAACGGACAGCGACCACATCAGTGTCCGCATTGCCCAAAGGTGTTTACCCAGAAATCCAATTTGCGTGCACACATCATTTTGCACACGGGCAAGGGAGCATACAAATGTTCGCACTGTTCCAAGTCCTATGCTCGTAACTATGATCTGAAGACACATCTACGTATCCACAGTGGTGATCGTCCCCACACATGCAGCTTCTGCTCCAAGGGTTTCAATCGCCGACGCGATCTCGAGCGGCACATTCGCCTCCATACGGGACAACAGCCCTTCAAGTGCTCAAATTGTGGACAGCGATTCTCGCGCAAGGATCAACTGCTTATCCATGAGCGTAATCATGAGTGTGAAGTTTAA
- the LOC117568322 gene encoding kelch-like protein diablo isoform X2: protein MYTYLEYFVEYVLFVELRSSALIHAHISSFALYALHMCLCGRRTKSKAKIDAVWGWASAPLRLAANRMGDPLLPGSTGLGSGAAATATAAGSGTTGSGLGGGGGSGGAERPPSPARLTHTSEKHPKVTLTELNMLRRHRELCDVVLNVGGRKIFAHRVILSACSSYFCAMFTGELEESRQTEVTIRDIDENAMELLIDFCYTAHIIVEESNVQTLLPAACLLQLVEIQDICCEFLKRQLDPTNCLGIRAFADTHSCRELLRIADKFTQHNFQEVMESEEFLLLPVGQLVDIICSDELNVRSEEQVFNAVMSWLKYNVAERRQHLAQVLQHVRLPLLSPKFLVGTVGSDLLVRSDEACRDLVDEAKNYLLLPQERPLMQGPRTRPRKPTRRGEVLFAVGGWCSGDAIASVERFDPQTNDWKMVAPMSKRRCGVGVAVLNDLLYAVGGHDGQSYLNSIERYDPQTNQWSCDVAPTTSCRTSVGVAVLDGFLYAVGGQDGVQCLNHVERYDPKENKWSKVAPMTTRRLGVAVAVLSGHLYAIGGSDGQCPLNTVERYDPRQNKWVAVNPMSTRRKHLGCAVFNNYIYAVGGRDDCMELSSAERYNPLTNTWSPIVAMTSRRSGVGLAVVNGQLYAVGGFDGSAYLKTIEVYDPETNQWRLCGCMNYRRLGGGVGVMRAPQTENYMWIRKDSVV from the exons atgtaCACATACTTAGAATATTTTGTTGagtatgttttgtttgtagaGCTTCGTTCAAGTGCGCTTATTCACGCACACATCTCCAGTTTTGCGCTGTATGCATTgcatatgtgtttgtgtgggcGGCGGACAAAgtcaaaggcaaag ATAGACGCCGTGTGGGGTTGGGCATCCGCCCCGCTGCGCTTAGCGGCGAATAGAATGGGCGATCCTTTGCTGCCGGGCTCCACCGGCCTAGGCAGCGGTGCTGCCGCCACAGCCACCGCTGCTGGTTCAGGCACAACGGGCAGTGGGTTaggtggtggcggtggcagcggcGGTGCCGAACGTCCACCGTCGCCCGCCCGTCTCACGCACACGTCCGAGAAGCATCCGAAAGTAACGCTAACTGAGCTGAATATGCTGCGTCGCCATCGTGAACTCTGCGACGTCGTGCTCAATGTGGGCGGACGCAAGATCTTTGCGCATCGGGTTATTTTGAGTGCATGCAGCTCGTATTTTTGTGCCATGTTCACCGGTGAGCTGGAGGAGTCACGACAAACGGAGGTCACCATACGCGACATCGATGAGAATGCCATGGAGCTATTAATCGACTTTTGCTACACCGCTCACATTATTGTCGAGGAATCGAACGTGCAGACTTTGCTACCAGCCGCTTGTCTGTTGCAGCTCGTCGAGATCCAGGACATTTGCTGTGAGTTCCTCAAGCGTCAACTCGATCCGACCAATTGTCTGGGCATACGCGCCTTTGCCGACACACACTCCTGCCGCGAACTGCTGCGCATTGCCGACAAATTCACCCAGCACAACTTCCAGGAGGTGATGGAGAGCGAGGAGTTCCTGCTGCTACCCGTGGGCCAGTTGGTGGATATCATTTGCAGCGATGAGCTCAATGTGCGCAGCGAGGAGCAGGTCTTCAATGCGGTCATGTCCTGGCTGAAGTACAATGTCGCCGAACGGCGTCAGCATTTGGCACAA GTGTTGCAACATGTACGCTTGCCACTACTCTCGCCCAAGTTCCTAGTCGGTACTGTGGGCTCCGATCTCTTGGTGCGCTCCGATGAAGCCTGTCGCGATCTGGTCGACGAGGCTAAAAACtatctgctgctgccgcagGAACGTCCATTGATGCAAGGTCCACGCACACGTCCTCGCAAACCCACACGACGCGGTGAAGTGCTTTTCGCCGTGGGCGGCTGGTGCTCGGGTGATGCGATTGCCTCCGTTGAACGCTTTGATCCGCAGACCAACGATTGGAAAATGGTTGCGCCGATGAGCAAGCGACGTtgtggcgttggcgttgccgTTCTCAATGATCTTTTATATGCTGTTGGCGGCCATGATGGCCAAAGCTATTTGAATAGCATTGAACGCTACGATCCACAGACCAATCAATGGTCCTGCGATGTGGCGCCAACCACATCGTGCCGCACCAGCGTTGGCGTTGCTGTTTTGGATGGCTTTCTCTATGCCGTGGGTGGACAGGATGGTGTACAGTGTCTGAATCATGTGGAACGCTATGATCCCAAGGAGAACAAATGGTCCAAGGTGGCACCGATGACCACACGTCGTTTaggcgttgctgttgctgtcctAAGCGGTCATCTTTATGCAATTGGTGGCTCCGATGGCCAATGTCCGCTCAACACCGTCGAACGTTACGATCCCAG GCAAAATAAATGGGTTGCTGTCAATCCCATGAGCACACGTCGCAAGCATTTAGGTTGCGctgtatttaataattatatttatgccGTCGGCGGACGTGACGATTGCATGGAACTGTCGTCCGCCGAACGCTACAATCCCCTCACCAACACCTGGAGCCCTATTGTGGCCATGACCTCTCGTCGCAGTGGC GTCGGTCTGGCTGTTGTCAATGGGCAGCTATATGCTGTGGGCGGCTTTGATGGCTCCGCCTACTTGAAGACCATTGAGGTGTACGATCCTGAGACGAATCAATGGCGCTTGTGCGGCTGCATGAATTATCGTCGCCTGGGTGGCGGCGTTGGTGTTATGCGTGCACCTCAGACTGAGAATTATATGTG GATACGCAAGGATTCTGTCGTCTGA
- the LOC117568322 gene encoding kelch-like protein diablo isoform X3, whose protein sequence is MGDPLLPGSTGLGSGAAATATAAGSGTTGSGLGGGGGSGGAERPPSPARLTHTSEKHPKVTLTELNMLRRHRELCDVVLNVGGRKIFAHRVILSACSSYFCAMFTGELEESRQTEVTIRDIDENAMELLIDFCYTAHIIVEESNVQTLLPAACLLQLVEIQDICCEFLKRQLDPTNCLGIRAFADTHSCRELLRIADKFTQHNFQEVMESEEFLLLPVGQLVDIICSDELNVRSEEQVFNAVMSWLKYNVAERRQHLAQVLQHVRLPLLSPKFLVGTVGSDLLVRSDEACRDLVDEAKNYLLLPQERPLMQGPRTRPRKPTRRGEVLFAVGGWCSGDAIASVERFDPQTNDWKMVAPMSKRRCGVGVAVLNDLLYAVGGHDGQSYLNSIERYDPQTNQWSCDVAPTTSCRTSVGVAVLDGFLYAVGGQDGVQCLNHVERYDPKENKWSKVAPMTTRRLGVAVAVLSGHLYAIGGSDGQCPLNTVERYDPRQNKWVAVNPMSTRRKHLGCAVFNNYIYAVGGRDDCMELSSAERYNPLTNTWSPIVAMTSRRSGVGLAVVNGQLYAVGGFDGSAYLKTIEVYDPETNQWRLCGCMNYRRLGGGVGVMRAPQTENYMWCDNSFRHQNNQKLVELHN, encoded by the exons ATGGGCGATCCTTTGCTGCCGGGCTCCACCGGCCTAGGCAGCGGTGCTGCCGCCACAGCCACCGCTGCTGGTTCAGGCACAACGGGCAGTGGGTTaggtggtggcggtggcagcggcGGTGCCGAACGTCCACCGTCGCCCGCCCGTCTCACGCACACGTCCGAGAAGCATCCGAAAGTAACGCTAACTGAGCTGAATATGCTGCGTCGCCATCGTGAACTCTGCGACGTCGTGCTCAATGTGGGCGGACGCAAGATCTTTGCGCATCGGGTTATTTTGAGTGCATGCAGCTCGTATTTTTGTGCCATGTTCACCGGTGAGCTGGAGGAGTCACGACAAACGGAGGTCACCATACGCGACATCGATGAGAATGCCATGGAGCTATTAATCGACTTTTGCTACACCGCTCACATTATTGTCGAGGAATCGAACGTGCAGACTTTGCTACCAGCCGCTTGTCTGTTGCAGCTCGTCGAGATCCAGGACATTTGCTGTGAGTTCCTCAAGCGTCAACTCGATCCGACCAATTGTCTGGGCATACGCGCCTTTGCCGACACACACTCCTGCCGCGAACTGCTGCGCATTGCCGACAAATTCACCCAGCACAACTTCCAGGAGGTGATGGAGAGCGAGGAGTTCCTGCTGCTACCCGTGGGCCAGTTGGTGGATATCATTTGCAGCGATGAGCTCAATGTGCGCAGCGAGGAGCAGGTCTTCAATGCGGTCATGTCCTGGCTGAAGTACAATGTCGCCGAACGGCGTCAGCATTTGGCACAA GTGTTGCAACATGTACGCTTGCCACTACTCTCGCCCAAGTTCCTAGTCGGTACTGTGGGCTCCGATCTCTTGGTGCGCTCCGATGAAGCCTGTCGCGATCTGGTCGACGAGGCTAAAAACtatctgctgctgccgcagGAACGTCCATTGATGCAAGGTCCACGCACACGTCCTCGCAAACCCACACGACGCGGTGAAGTGCTTTTCGCCGTGGGCGGCTGGTGCTCGGGTGATGCGATTGCCTCCGTTGAACGCTTTGATCCGCAGACCAACGATTGGAAAATGGTTGCGCCGATGAGCAAGCGACGTtgtggcgttggcgttgccgTTCTCAATGATCTTTTATATGCTGTTGGCGGCCATGATGGCCAAAGCTATTTGAATAGCATTGAACGCTACGATCCACAGACCAATCAATGGTCCTGCGATGTGGCGCCAACCACATCGTGCCGCACCAGCGTTGGCGTTGCTGTTTTGGATGGCTTTCTCTATGCCGTGGGTGGACAGGATGGTGTACAGTGTCTGAATCATGTGGAACGCTATGATCCCAAGGAGAACAAATGGTCCAAGGTGGCACCGATGACCACACGTCGTTTaggcgttgctgttgctgtcctAAGCGGTCATCTTTATGCAATTGGTGGCTCCGATGGCCAATGTCCGCTCAACACCGTCGAACGTTACGATCCCAG GCAAAATAAATGGGTTGCTGTCAATCCCATGAGCACACGTCGCAAGCATTTAGGTTGCGctgtatttaataattatatttatgccGTCGGCGGACGTGACGATTGCATGGAACTGTCGTCCGCCGAACGCTACAATCCCCTCACCAACACCTGGAGCCCTATTGTGGCCATGACCTCTCGTCGCAGTGGC GTCGGTCTGGCTGTTGTCAATGGGCAGCTATATGCTGTGGGCGGCTTTGATGGCTCCGCCTACTTGAAGACCATTGAGGTGTACGATCCTGAGACGAATCAATGGCGCTTGTGCGGCTGCATGAATTATCGTCGCCTGGGTGGCGGCGTTGGTGTTATGCGTGCACCTCAGACTGAGAATTATATGTGGTGCGATAATAGTTTTAGACATCAGAATAATCAAAAATTAGTTGAACTGCATAACTAA
- the LOC117568322 gene encoding kelch-like protein diablo isoform X1, which translates to MYTYLEYFVEYVLFVELRSSALIHAHISSFALYALHMCLCGRRTKSKAKIDAVWGWASAPLRLAANRMGDPLLPGSTGLGSGAAATATAAGSGTTGSGLGGGGGSGGAERPPSPARLTHTSEKHPKVTLTELNMLRRHRELCDVVLNVGGRKIFAHRVILSACSSYFCAMFTGELEESRQTEVTIRDIDENAMELLIDFCYTAHIIVEESNVQTLLPAACLLQLVEIQDICCEFLKRQLDPTNCLGIRAFADTHSCRELLRIADKFTQHNFQEVMESEEFLLLPVGQLVDIICSDELNVRSEEQVFNAVMSWLKYNVAERRQHLAQVLQHVRLPLLSPKFLVGTVGSDLLVRSDEACRDLVDEAKNYLLLPQERPLMQGPRTRPRKPTRRGEVLFAVGGWCSGDAIASVERFDPQTNDWKMVAPMSKRRCGVGVAVLNDLLYAVGGHDGQSYLNSIERYDPQTNQWSCDVAPTTSCRTSVGVAVLDGFLYAVGGQDGVQCLNHVERYDPKENKWSKVAPMTTRRLGVAVAVLSGHLYAIGGSDGQCPLNTVERYDPRQNKWVAVNPMSTRRKHLGCAVFNNYIYAVGGRDDCMELSSAERYNPLTNTWSPIVAMTSRRSGVGLAVVNGQLYAVGGFDGSAYLKTIEVYDPETNQWRLCGCMNYRRLGGGVGVMRAPQTENYMWCDNSFRHQNNQKLVELHN; encoded by the exons atgtaCACATACTTAGAATATTTTGTTGagtatgttttgtttgtagaGCTTCGTTCAAGTGCGCTTATTCACGCACACATCTCCAGTTTTGCGCTGTATGCATTgcatatgtgtttgtgtgggcGGCGGACAAAgtcaaaggcaaag ATAGACGCCGTGTGGGGTTGGGCATCCGCCCCGCTGCGCTTAGCGGCGAATAGAATGGGCGATCCTTTGCTGCCGGGCTCCACCGGCCTAGGCAGCGGTGCTGCCGCCACAGCCACCGCTGCTGGTTCAGGCACAACGGGCAGTGGGTTaggtggtggcggtggcagcggcGGTGCCGAACGTCCACCGTCGCCCGCCCGTCTCACGCACACGTCCGAGAAGCATCCGAAAGTAACGCTAACTGAGCTGAATATGCTGCGTCGCCATCGTGAACTCTGCGACGTCGTGCTCAATGTGGGCGGACGCAAGATCTTTGCGCATCGGGTTATTTTGAGTGCATGCAGCTCGTATTTTTGTGCCATGTTCACCGGTGAGCTGGAGGAGTCACGACAAACGGAGGTCACCATACGCGACATCGATGAGAATGCCATGGAGCTATTAATCGACTTTTGCTACACCGCTCACATTATTGTCGAGGAATCGAACGTGCAGACTTTGCTACCAGCCGCTTGTCTGTTGCAGCTCGTCGAGATCCAGGACATTTGCTGTGAGTTCCTCAAGCGTCAACTCGATCCGACCAATTGTCTGGGCATACGCGCCTTTGCCGACACACACTCCTGCCGCGAACTGCTGCGCATTGCCGACAAATTCACCCAGCACAACTTCCAGGAGGTGATGGAGAGCGAGGAGTTCCTGCTGCTACCCGTGGGCCAGTTGGTGGATATCATTTGCAGCGATGAGCTCAATGTGCGCAGCGAGGAGCAGGTCTTCAATGCGGTCATGTCCTGGCTGAAGTACAATGTCGCCGAACGGCGTCAGCATTTGGCACAA GTGTTGCAACATGTACGCTTGCCACTACTCTCGCCCAAGTTCCTAGTCGGTACTGTGGGCTCCGATCTCTTGGTGCGCTCCGATGAAGCCTGTCGCGATCTGGTCGACGAGGCTAAAAACtatctgctgctgccgcagGAACGTCCATTGATGCAAGGTCCACGCACACGTCCTCGCAAACCCACACGACGCGGTGAAGTGCTTTTCGCCGTGGGCGGCTGGTGCTCGGGTGATGCGATTGCCTCCGTTGAACGCTTTGATCCGCAGACCAACGATTGGAAAATGGTTGCGCCGATGAGCAAGCGACGTtgtggcgttggcgttgccgTTCTCAATGATCTTTTATATGCTGTTGGCGGCCATGATGGCCAAAGCTATTTGAATAGCATTGAACGCTACGATCCACAGACCAATCAATGGTCCTGCGATGTGGCGCCAACCACATCGTGCCGCACCAGCGTTGGCGTTGCTGTTTTGGATGGCTTTCTCTATGCCGTGGGTGGACAGGATGGTGTACAGTGTCTGAATCATGTGGAACGCTATGATCCCAAGGAGAACAAATGGTCCAAGGTGGCACCGATGACCACACGTCGTTTaggcgttgctgttgctgtcctAAGCGGTCATCTTTATGCAATTGGTGGCTCCGATGGCCAATGTCCGCTCAACACCGTCGAACGTTACGATCCCAG GCAAAATAAATGGGTTGCTGTCAATCCCATGAGCACACGTCGCAAGCATTTAGGTTGCGctgtatttaataattatatttatgccGTCGGCGGACGTGACGATTGCATGGAACTGTCGTCCGCCGAACGCTACAATCCCCTCACCAACACCTGGAGCCCTATTGTGGCCATGACCTCTCGTCGCAGTGGC GTCGGTCTGGCTGTTGTCAATGGGCAGCTATATGCTGTGGGCGGCTTTGATGGCTCCGCCTACTTGAAGACCATTGAGGTGTACGATCCTGAGACGAATCAATGGCGCTTGTGCGGCTGCATGAATTATCGTCGCCTGGGTGGCGGCGTTGGTGTTATGCGTGCACCTCAGACTGAGAATTATATGTGGTGCGATAATAGTTTTAGACATCAGAATAATCAAAAATTAGTTGAACTGCATAACTAA